Below is a window of Tautonia rosea DNA.
CGATCACTTTGTCGTGATCCGATCAACCCTCAAGATGCTGCCTCTGACGACGGGTGATGCTCTCGGACAATGGCCAGGACGGACTCGTGCAATCGCCCGTTCGAGGCCAGCACGCTGGAAACGGACAGTTCCAGCGGGGCTCCCAGGCAGTTGGTCACCCGACCTCCGGCTTCCTCGACGAAGAGTCGGCCGGCGGCGAAGTCCCACGGGGCGAGTTGGTACTCGAAGAAGGCCCCGAACTGTCCGCAACCGACCATGCAGAGGTCGAGGGCGGCCGTGCCAAATCGTCGAATCCCGTGGATGTTCTGTCGGAACAGCGCGGAGATGGAACGAAGAGTCGCCTCCATCATCGCACCGCGATCGTAATAAAATCCAACGCCAATCATGGATTGATCGAGACGATCGTGGTCAGCGACCCGAACCGGCCGGCCGTTTTGGAACGCCCCCTTTCCTCGGATTGCAGTGAACCGATCACCACTGACGGGACTGAGGACGACGCCACACTGAGCGACTCCATCGCGATGGTAGGCGATCGAAACGGCGAAATGCGGCAGGTGATGAGCGAAGTTGTTGGTGCCGTCAAGCGGGTCGACGACCCAAAGATGCTCGGCATCAAGGTCGCCGTGGCTCGCCTCTTCCTCACCCAGAATGGAATGACCGGGGAAGGCCCGCTGCAAGACCTCGACAATGGCGCG
It encodes the following:
- a CDS encoding inositol monophosphatase family protein, producing the protein MEHPQLVVAEQAAQAAGEVLLRYLREGVAHRSKDVGNLITDADLEAERAIVEVLQRAFPGHSILGEEEASHGDLDAEHLWVVDPLDGTNNFAHHLPHFAVSIAYHRDGVAQCGVVLSPVSGDRFTAIRGKGAFQNGRPVRVADHDRLDQSMIGVGFYYDRGAMMEATLRSISALFRQNIHGIRRFGTAALDLCMVGCGQFGAFFEYQLAPWDFAAGRLFVEEAGGRVTNCLGAPLELSVSSVLASNGRLHESVLAIVREHHPSSEAAS